The proteins below come from a single Deinococcus depolymerans genomic window:
- a CDS encoding thioesterase family protein — protein MTRPVPHTRAEYPYHHPTPTRWADNDVYGHVNNVTYYAYFDTAVNAYLAARGALDIHAGAVIGLVVESGCAYFAPAAFPEPLSVGLRVGRLGRSSVRYELAVFREGDDAACAQGHFVHVYVDRDTRRPAPLPPALRAALDALRPG, from the coding sequence GTGACCCGCCCCGTTCCGCACACCCGCGCCGAGTACCCGTACCACCACCCCACCCCGACCCGCTGGGCGGACAACGACGTGTACGGGCACGTGAACAACGTGACGTACTACGCGTACTTCGACACGGCCGTGAACGCCTACCTCGCCGCCCGGGGGGCGCTGGATATTCACGCGGGCGCGGTGATCGGACTGGTCGTCGAGAGTGGCTGCGCGTACTTCGCGCCCGCCGCGTTCCCCGAACCCCTCAGCGTGGGCCTGCGCGTGGGCCGCCTGGGCCGCAGCAGCGTCCGCTACGAACTGGCCGTGTTCCGCGAAGGGGACGACGCGGCCTGCGCGCAGGGGCATTTCGTGCACGTGTACGTGGACCGCGACACCCGCCGCCCCGCCCCGCTACCGCCCGCCCTGCGCGCCGCGCTGGACGCCCTGCGCCCCGGCTGA
- the topA gene encoding type I DNA topoisomerase — MPRTLVIVESPAKARTIEKYLGKGYAVESSIGHIRDLPKSAADIPEKYRGKAWARLGLDVEHDFQPLYVVSPEKKAHVAKLRKMAAEADEIILATDDDREGESIAWHLFQELKPKVPVKRMVFHEITREAIQAAIAAPRQIDTNLVEAQEARRALDRLYGYEVSPVLWKKVKPKLSAGRVQSVATRMLVERERERMRFVSASWWDLLVTGKTADAQTFPARLTDVSGPDGQMQKLALGRDFDPLTGRLKSGVTARLLTEAEARALADGLTGQPLTVTSAEEKPFTQRPYPPFITSTLQQEGSRKLGFAATRTMRAAQRLYEQGYITYMRTDSTNLSTEAVTAARTQVTQMYGPTYLSPQPRVYAKKAKNAQEAHEAIRPAGSAFRTPESLRGELSGDEWRLYDLIWKRTVACQMADARGRSLRVRLGGQTSAGEQVALSASGRTIDFPGFLRAYVEGSDDPGAALEDRETPLPPLKEGERVTADSVKPEGHDTQPPARYTEASLVQALEGAGIGRPSTYASILGTIQDRGYAIKKGQALVPSWTAFATSALLEHHFSSLVDYDFTARMEEDLDDIAGGRAQRVPYLRRFYLGDHGEGMALRPLIDRQMGEIDARSIATISVPRLEGTGIEVRVGRYGPYMERGEQKANLPEDMAPDELTAGKAEELLSRPSGERPLGTDPDTGLPVVARAGRYGPYVTLGDTNPPVRSASLFPTDDLDTLTLERALKLLSLPRLVGTSGGEEVWALNGKFGPYLKRGSDSRSLTSHEHLFEVGIQEAEALFLQPRFGKGRVAAPPLQTFELEGRAPILLKSGRFGPYLTDGERNATLRKGEDDGTLSAERALEILEERGKEPKKKPGKASPKKAAAKAPARAGAKKPATSKASTSKASTGKTATKKPATNTAAKKAAAPARATFTWAQLKAHLGVLSSQEQQLVTATREQGRKVEEVAPELGLDVKKAKGMALQASKKLNQAARGE; from the coding sequence ATGCCCAGAACCCTTGTCATTGTCGAGTCGCCCGCCAAAGCCCGCACCATCGAGAAGTACCTCGGAAAGGGGTACGCGGTGGAGTCTTCCATCGGGCACATCCGCGACCTGCCGAAAAGTGCGGCGGACATCCCGGAAAAGTACAGGGGCAAGGCCTGGGCCCGCCTGGGCCTGGACGTCGAGCATGACTTCCAGCCGCTGTACGTCGTGTCGCCCGAGAAGAAGGCGCACGTGGCGAAACTGCGCAAGATGGCGGCCGAGGCCGACGAGATCATCCTGGCGACCGACGATGACCGCGAGGGCGAGAGCATCGCGTGGCACCTGTTTCAGGAACTGAAACCGAAGGTGCCGGTCAAGCGGATGGTGTTCCACGAGATCACCAGGGAAGCCATTCAGGCCGCGATTGCCGCGCCGCGTCAGATCGACACGAACCTCGTGGAGGCGCAGGAGGCCCGCCGCGCCCTGGACCGCCTGTACGGGTACGAGGTCAGCCCGGTCCTGTGGAAGAAGGTCAAGCCGAAACTCTCGGCGGGCCGCGTGCAGAGCGTGGCGACCCGCATGCTGGTGGAACGCGAACGCGAACGCATGCGCTTTGTCAGTGCGTCGTGGTGGGACCTGCTGGTCACCGGGAAGACGGCGGACGCGCAGACCTTCCCGGCCCGCCTGACCGACGTGTCCGGCCCCGACGGACAGATGCAGAAGCTGGCGCTGGGCCGCGACTTCGACCCGCTGACCGGGCGGCTGAAGAGCGGCGTGACGGCCCGCCTGCTGACCGAGGCCGAGGCCCGCGCCCTGGCCGACGGCCTGACCGGTCAGCCCCTGACCGTCACGAGTGCCGAGGAGAAACCCTTCACGCAGCGGCCGTACCCGCCGTTCATCACCTCCACGTTGCAGCAGGAGGGAAGCCGCAAGCTGGGCTTCGCCGCCACGCGCACCATGCGGGCCGCGCAGCGCCTGTACGAGCAGGGCTACATCACGTACATGCGTACCGACAGCACCAACCTGAGCACCGAGGCAGTCACGGCGGCCCGCACGCAGGTCACGCAGATGTACGGCCCCACTTACCTGTCGCCGCAGCCGCGCGTGTACGCCAAGAAAGCCAAGAACGCCCAGGAGGCCCACGAGGCGATCCGCCCGGCCGGCAGCGCCTTCCGCACGCCCGAGAGCCTGCGGGGCGAACTGAGCGGCGACGAGTGGCGCCTGTACGACCTGATCTGGAAACGCACCGTCGCCTGCCAGATGGCCGACGCACGCGGCCGCAGCCTGCGCGTCCGCCTGGGCGGCCAGACGAGCGCCGGCGAGCAGGTCGCCCTGAGCGCCTCGGGCCGCACCATCGACTTCCCCGGCTTCCTGCGCGCCTACGTGGAGGGCAGCGACGACCCGGGCGCCGCGCTGGAAGACCGCGAGACGCCCCTGCCGCCCCTGAAGGAAGGCGAGCGCGTCACCGCCGACAGCGTCAAACCCGAGGGCCACGACACGCAACCCCCCGCCCGCTACACCGAGGCGTCGCTGGTGCAGGCGCTGGAAGGCGCGGGCATCGGGCGCCCCAGCACGTACGCCAGCATCCTGGGCACCATCCAGGACCGCGGGTACGCCATCAAGAAGGGGCAGGCGCTGGTGCCGTCCTGGACGGCGTTCGCGACCAGTGCGCTGCTGGAACACCACTTCTCCTCGCTGGTGGACTACGACTTCACCGCCCGGATGGAAGAGGACCTCGACGACATCGCGGGTGGCCGCGCCCAGCGCGTGCCGTACCTGCGGCGCTTCTACCTGGGCGACCACGGCGAGGGCATGGCCCTGCGGCCCCTGATCGACCGGCAGATGGGCGAGATCGACGCGCGCAGCATCGCCACCATCAGCGTGCCGCGCCTGGAAGGCACCGGCATCGAGGTCCGCGTGGGCCGCTACGGGCCGTACATGGAACGCGGCGAGCAGAAAGCCAACCTGCCCGAGGACATGGCCCCGGACGAACTGACCGCCGGGAAGGCCGAGGAACTCCTGAGCCGTCCCAGCGGCGAGCGGCCCCTGGGCACCGACCCCGACACGGGTCTGCCCGTCGTGGCCCGCGCCGGACGCTACGGCCCGTACGTGACGCTGGGCGACACGAACCCCCCGGTGCGCAGCGCCAGCCTGTTCCCCACCGACGACCTGGACACCCTGACCCTGGAACGCGCGCTGAAACTCCTGAGCCTGCCCCGGCTGGTCGGCACGAGCGGCGGCGAGGAAGTCTGGGCGCTGAACGGCAAGTTCGGCCCGTACCTCAAGCGCGGCAGCGACAGCCGCAGCCTGACCAGCCACGAGCACCTGTTCGAGGTCGGCATCCAGGAGGCCGAGGCGCTGTTCCTGCAGCCGCGCTTCGGGAAGGGCCGCGTGGCCGCCCCGCCCCTCCAGACCTTCGAACTGGAGGGCCGCGCGCCCATCCTGCTGAAATCCGGCCGTTTCGGCCCGTACCTGACCGACGGCGAACGCAACGCCACCCTGCGCAAGGGCGAGGACGACGGCACCCTGAGCGCCGAACGCGCCCTGGAAATCCTGGAGGAACGCGGCAAGGAACCCAAGAAGAAACCCGGCAAGGCCAGCCCGAAGAAAGCGGCCGCCAAGGCCCCGGCCAGGGCAGGTGCGAAGAAGCCCGCCACCAGCAAGGCCAGCACCAGCAAGGCCAGCACCGGCAAGACCGCCACCAAGAAACCGGCGACCAATACAGCTGCCAAGAAAGCTGCCGCGCCCGCCAGGGCGACCTTCACCTGGGCGCAACTCAAGGCCCACCTGGGCGTCCTGAGCAGCCAGGAACAGCAACTCGTGACCGCCACCCGCGAACAGGGCCGCAAGGTCGAAGAGGTGGCGCCCGAACTGGGCCTGGACGTCAAGAAGGCCAAGGGGATGGCCCTGCAGGCCAGCAAGAAACTGAACCAGGCGGCGCGCGGAGAGTAA
- a CDS encoding YdcF family protein: protein MRSRGATLTLLPLAVAALLVAGFVLTPNLRVPNASTPNPTLVVLGAAQYAGKPSPAFQRRLDHALTLYRAGGVQRIVVTGGRRAGDPYTEGGVGATYLARHGVPAGHVIAEERSRTTVQNLQNARATLPPHTPLTLVTDEAHAPRALALARAIGLNANVSASPLSPQVDRSYLLREKVALVAYALIGIRL, encoded by the coding sequence ATGCGTTCACGGGGCGCCACCCTCACCCTGCTGCCACTGGCCGTGGCAGCCCTGCTCGTTGCCGGTTTCGTGCTGACCCCCAACCTGCGCGTCCCGAACGCCAGCACACCGAACCCCACCCTGGTCGTCCTGGGCGCCGCGCAGTACGCCGGGAAACCCAGCCCCGCCTTCCAGCGCCGCCTGGATCACGCGCTGACCCTGTACCGCGCCGGGGGCGTGCAGCGGATCGTCGTCACGGGCGGCCGCCGGGCCGGGGATCCCTACACCGAAGGCGGCGTGGGCGCCACCTACCTCGCCCGCCACGGCGTCCCCGCGGGCCACGTGATCGCCGAGGAACGCAGCCGCACCACCGTGCAGAACCTGCAGAACGCCCGCGCGACCCTGCCCCCCCACACGCCCCTGACCCTCGTCACCGACGAGGCCCACGCCCCCCGCGCCCTGGCCCTGGCCCGCGCCATCGGCCTGAACGCCAACGTCAGCGCCAGCCCCCTCAGCCCCCAGGTGGACCGCTCGTACCTGCTGCGCGAGAAAGTCGCCCTGGTCGCCTACGCCCTGATCGGCATCCGGCTGTAG
- the murJ gene encoding murein biosynthesis integral membrane protein MurJ, which yields MSFEDAGPPDAPPPANPKKSLRANTLIVMLGTLGSRLSGILRQMALNNLFSVTLVEAFNTAVTIPNLLRELLAEGALVNSFIPVYKTLDDAERRRLAQAFSGVLIAVNLLLMAAGILAAPYLVDLLLAGQSNIDRELALFMTRMVMPFLMLISLSAIAMGLLNADEHFRESSFAPVAFNIASIAALVLLPKQAEWLAFGWLIGGVAQLVVQLPALNRFGLLPTPALMGHPAVGRVIRQMAPFTLTAGARQFLNVYVLRLLSDARLFDSGTQAGYFNAQALFTTVNGLFVVSPVLAVFPRFSQAAAGKDWPQFRALTASTIRTTTFLAAPMSALIIALSPYVISVINTHAPRTAKETVKFLAGAGILSSWSLALVPWALVTVLLRTFYARERTREAVTISAIGFVLEVGLYRLLVPGLGLIGFGLSTTISGLLMTAALIVLYRRAVGFPAREVTGHLLRVVPLAAVSGGVAWLIARAVPIEPGFILTSIPVLALAGGVGLAVYLGGALALKLPEVAAVTRRLKR from the coding sequence ATGTCCTTCGAGGACGCCGGACCGCCCGACGCCCCCCCACCCGCCAACCCGAAGAAATCGCTGCGGGCGAACACCCTCATCGTCATGCTCGGCACGCTCGGCTCCCGCCTGAGCGGCATCCTGCGCCAGATGGCCCTGAACAACCTGTTCAGCGTGACGCTGGTCGAGGCGTTCAACACGGCCGTCACCATTCCCAACCTGCTGCGCGAACTGCTGGCCGAGGGTGCGCTCGTCAACTCGTTCATCCCGGTGTACAAGACCCTGGACGATGCCGAGCGCAGAAGGCTGGCGCAGGCGTTCAGCGGCGTGCTGATCGCCGTGAACCTGCTCCTGATGGCGGCGGGCATCCTGGCCGCGCCGTACCTCGTGGACCTGCTGCTGGCCGGGCAGTCGAACATCGACCGGGAACTGGCGCTGTTCATGACCCGCATGGTCATGCCGTTCCTGATGCTGATCAGCCTGTCCGCCATCGCCATGGGGTTGCTGAACGCCGACGAGCACTTCCGGGAAAGCAGTTTTGCGCCCGTGGCGTTCAACATCGCCAGCATCGCGGCGCTGGTGCTGCTGCCCAAGCAGGCCGAGTGGCTGGCCTTCGGCTGGCTGATCGGCGGGGTGGCGCAGCTCGTGGTGCAGCTCCCCGCCCTGAACCGCTTCGGGCTGCTGCCCACCCCGGCCCTGATGGGCCACCCGGCGGTGGGCCGCGTGATCCGCCAGATGGCCCCGTTCACCCTGACGGCCGGGGCGCGGCAGTTCCTGAACGTGTACGTGCTGCGCCTGCTGTCCGACGCGCGGCTGTTCGATTCCGGCACGCAGGCCGGGTACTTCAACGCGCAGGCGCTGTTCACCACCGTGAACGGCCTGTTCGTCGTCTCACCCGTCCTGGCGGTCTTCCCGCGCTTCTCGCAGGCCGCCGCCGGGAAGGACTGGCCGCAGTTCCGCGCACTCACCGCCAGCACCATCCGCACCACCACGTTCCTGGCCGCCCCCATGAGTGCCCTGATCATCGCGCTGTCCCCCTACGTGATCAGCGTCATCAACACCCACGCCCCCCGCACTGCCAAGGAAACCGTGAAGTTCCTGGCCGGAGCGGGCATCCTGAGCAGCTGGTCCCTGGCCCTCGTGCCGTGGGCGCTGGTGACGGTGCTGCTGCGAACCTTCTACGCCCGTGAACGCACCCGTGAGGCCGTGACGATCAGCGCCATCGGCTTCGTGCTGGAGGTCGGCCTGTACCGCCTGCTGGTGCCGGGCCTGGGATTGATCGGCTTCGGCCTGAGTACCACCATCAGCGGCCTGCTGATGACGGCCGCCCTGATCGTCCTGTACCGCCGCGCCGTGGGCTTCCCGGCGCGCGAGGTGACGGGCCACCTGCTGCGCGTCGTGCCGCTGGCGGCCGTCTCGGGCGGCGTGGCGTGGCTGATCGCGCGGGCCGTGCCGATCGAACCGGGTTTCATCCTGACCAGCATTCCCGTGCTGGCCCTGGCGGGCGGAGTGGGCCTCGCCGTGTACCTGGGCGGCGCACTCGCCCTGAAACTGCCGGAAGTGGCGGCGGTCACCCGGCGACTGAAACGCTGA